Proteins from a genomic interval of Streptococcus oralis:
- a CDS encoding DUF960 domain-containing protein, with protein MAFTNTQRRSASFGVVTSLPDDVIDSLWYIIDHFLKNVFELEEELEFQLLNNKGTITFHFSSQHLPTSIDFDFNHPFDPLYPPRVLVLDLDGRETILLPEENDLF; from the coding sequence ATGGCTTTTACAAATACACAGAGACGTTCCGCTAGCTTTGGTGTCGTGACCAGCTTGCCTGATGATGTCATTGACTCTTTATGGTATATTATCGATCATTTCCTGAAAAATGTCTTTGAATTAGAAGAAGAACTTGAGTTTCAACTGCTCAACAATAAGGGGACCATCACCTTCCATTTTTCTAGCCAGCACCTTCCGACTAGCATTGATTTTGATTTCAATCATCCTTTCGATCCGCTTTACCCTCCTAGGGTCCTTGTTTTAGACCTAGACGGCAGAGAAACCATCCTCCTTCCAGAAGAAAATGACCTATTTTAA